In Brachypodium distachyon strain Bd21 chromosome 2, Brachypodium_distachyon_v3.0, whole genome shotgun sequence, one genomic interval encodes:
- the LOC100831627 gene encoding pectinesterase yields MGASFHTTATLCAVLLLSSFLHPARCDDPQPPPATPVPPSTACNETTDPAFCRSVLPSNGTSNLYTYGRFSAARSLSNANRFLALVNRYLARGGLSSAAIAALQDCQLLSGLNIDFLSTAGATLNTTTNNNTLLDPQAEDVHTLLSAILTNQQTCADGLQSAAATAWYMRGGLAAPMADSTKLYSVSLSLFTRAWVVQRPRRPKVRKPTTSKPPRHGRGLFDATDAEMVRRMAIEGPAATVPVFGAVTVDQSGAGNYTTVGEAVAAAPSNLGGTSGYFVIRVAAGVYEENVVVPKNKKYVMMVGDGIGQTVITGNRSVVDGWTTFNSATFAVVGQGFVAVNMTFRNTAGPAKHQAVALRCGADLSTFYQCSFEGYQDTLYTHSLRQFYRACDVYGTVDYVFGNAAVVFQDCTLHNRLPMAGQSNTVTAQGRSDPNQNTGTTIQGCSIVAAPELAANTAFATANYLGRPWKLYSRTVIMQSAVAGLVEPAGWMPWDGDFALSTLYYAEYDNSGPGSDTSRRVNWPGYHVLNSTADAGNFTVANMVLGDFWLPQTGVPFTTGL; encoded by the exons ATGGGAGCCAGCTTCCACACTACCGCGACGCTCTGCGCCGTCCTCCtgctctcctccttcctccatcCCGCCCGCTGCGACgacccgcagccgccgcccgccacgcCGGTGCCACCGTCCACAGCGTGCAACGAGACGACGGACCCTGCATTCTGCCGGTCCGTCCTCCCGTCCAACGGCACCAGCAACCTCTACACCTACGGCCGCTTCTCCGCAGCCAGGTCCCTGTCCAACGCCAACAGGTTCCTCGCCCTCGTCAACCGCTACCTCGCCCGCGGCGGCCTCTCGTCCGCCGCGATCGCCGCGCTGCAGGACTGCCAGCTCCTCTCGGGGCTCAACATCGacttcctctccaccgccggcgccacgcTCAACACGACGACGAACAATAATACGCTCCTCGACCCGCAGGCCGAGGACGTGCACACGCTCCTGTCCGCGATACTGACCAACCAACAGACGTGCGCCGACGGGCTGCAgtccgccgcggccacggcgTGGTACATGCGCGGCGGGCTCGCCGCGCCCATGGCCGACAGCACCAAGCTGTACAGCGTCTCGCTCTCGCTCTTCACAAGGGCATGGGTGGTGCAGCGGCCGCGCCGTCCCAAGGTCAGGAAGCCCACGACGTCGAAGCCGCCTCGCCACGGGAGGGGGCTCTTCGATGCCACGGATGCCGAGATGGTGCGCAGGATGGCCATCGAGGGTCCCGCGGCCACGGTGCCGGTGTTCGGCGCGGTGACCGTGGACCAGAGCGGCGCGGGGAACTATACGACCGTTGGGGaggctgtggcggcggcgccgagcaaTCTGGGCGGGACAAGCGGGTACTTCGTCATACGCGTGGCCGCGGGCGTGTACGAGGAGAACGTGGTGGTgcccaagaacaagaagtatGTCATGATGGTCGGTGACGGCATCGGCCAGACCGTCATCACCGGCAACCGGAGCGTCGTCGACGGCTGGACCACCTTCAACTCCGCCACGTTCG CCGTGGTGGGGCAAGGGTTCGTGGCGGTGAACATGACGTTCCGGAAcacggcggggccggcgaagcACCAGGCGGTGGCGCTCCGATGCGGCGCGGACCTGTCGACGTTCTACCAGTGCAGCTTCGAGGGGTACCAGGACACGCTCTACACCCACTCCCTCCGGCAGTTCTACCGGGCCTGCGACGTCTACGGCACCGTGGACTACGTCTTCGGCAACGCGGCCGTGGTGTTCCAGGACTGCACCCTCCACAACCGGCTCCCCATGGCGGGGCAGAGCAACACCGTCACGGCGCAGGGCCGCTCCGACCCGAACCAGAACACCGGCACCACGATCCAGGGCTGCTCCATCGTGGCCGcgcccgagctcgccgccaaCACGGCCTTCGCCACGGCCAACTACCTCGGCCGCCCGTGGAAGCTCTATTCCAGGACGGTGATCATGCAGTCCGCCGTGGCCGGCCTCGTCGAGCCGGCCGGGTGGATGCCGTGGGACGGCGACTTCGCGCTCAGCACGCTCTACTACGCCGAGTACGACAACTCCGGGCCAGGGTCGGACACGAGCAGGAGGGTCAACTGGCCGGGGTACCACGTGCTCAACAGCACCGCCGACGCTGGTAACTTCACCGTCGCCAACATGGTGCTCGGAGACTTTTGGCTGCCGCAAACCGGCGTGCCTTTCACCACCGGGCTTTAA